Proteins encoded within one genomic window of Microbacterium sp. LKL04:
- a CDS encoding sugar ABC transporter permease, giving the protein MSAPSTAATTATITTGSSATRTAALRPAQRKRWVLEVGWKYLVAAGILFYAMFPLVYILSASFNPNGTLSAANALFSVIDVGNYTALSGTSYWAWYGNTLIVGGASAAGAVLMGAAAAYAFSRFRFTGRRISLTALLIVQMFPQALAFVAIFLMLLTLGEVFPVLGLNSKIALICVYLGGALGVNTFLMYGFFNTIPMEIDESAKIDGATHAQIFWRLIMPLVTPILAVVGLLAFIAAFGDYIIAKIVLVSEDNWTLAVGMFQWVSNQLASNWGLFAAGAILASIPVLALFLSLQRYIVGGLTAGSVKG; this is encoded by the coding sequence ATGTCCGCTCCCTCCACCGCCGCGACCACCGCGACGATCACGACCGGTTCCTCCGCGACACGCACCGCCGCCCTCCGTCCCGCGCAGCGCAAGCGCTGGGTGCTGGAGGTCGGCTGGAAGTACCTCGTGGCCGCCGGCATCCTCTTCTATGCGATGTTCCCGCTCGTCTACATCCTGTCGGCGTCGTTCAACCCGAACGGCACGCTGTCGGCGGCGAACGCGCTGTTCTCGGTCATCGACGTCGGCAACTACACGGCCCTGTCGGGCACGAGCTACTGGGCCTGGTACGGGAACACGCTCATCGTGGGCGGGGCCTCGGCGGCCGGCGCCGTCCTCATGGGTGCGGCGGCCGCGTACGCGTTCTCGCGCTTCCGATTCACGGGACGACGGATCAGCCTGACGGCGCTCCTCATCGTCCAGATGTTCCCGCAGGCGCTCGCCTTCGTCGCGATCTTCCTCATGCTGCTGACCCTCGGCGAGGTGTTCCCGGTCCTGGGACTCAACTCCAAGATCGCCCTCATCTGCGTCTACCTCGGTGGCGCGCTGGGCGTGAACACGTTCCTGATGTACGGGTTCTTCAACACGATCCCGATGGAGATCGACGAGTCGGCGAAGATCGACGGCGCGACGCACGCCCAGATCTTCTGGCGCCTCATCATGCCGCTCGTGACCCCGATCCTCGCCGTCGTCGGCCTGCTCGCCTTCATCGCGGCGTTCGGCGACTACATCATCGCGAAGATCGTCCTCGTCTCGGAGGACAACTGGACCCTCGCGGTCGGCATGTTCCAGTGGGTCTCGAACCAGCTCGCCAGCAACTGGGGTCTGTTCGCCGCCGGGGCGATCCTCGCCTCGATCCCCGTGCTGGCGCTGTTCCTGTCGCTGCAGCGCTACATCGTCGGCGGTCTGACCGCCGGGTCCGTCAAGGGCTGA
- a CDS encoding sugar ABC transporter substrate-binding protein, with protein MRKMGIGIAALAAGSLLLAGCAGGSGNTAPAQSESAAPIDASGVTLTVWTDENRKPAIEAAAKTFEEETGAKIELVQKNFEDIRNDFTNQVPTGEGPDITIGAHDWLGSLVQAGVVATVDLGESAANFEKVATDAFTYEGQTYALPYSLETIALVQNTDLVGEDAPATWDDMIAAAKEAGAERPVVINTAGQTGDAYTMYGFQTSFGAPVFVQDDSGSYTAEVGMGGDAGDAFAEWLGENGEKGSGDISTTIDYDTNNELFASGKAAYTIQGPWAVEALTAQGAKIKVNPIPSAGDETASPFVGVQGFYISAESKNALVAQEFLTKYLATYDAQKALYEADPRIPAWSDLAEEVSSDPVIAGFVASSQNGVPMPNIPQMGSVWDLWNAAQVQIIKGADPKATWTTMVADLEKTIG; from the coding sequence ATGCGCAAGATGGGTATCGGCATCGCCGCACTGGCGGCCGGCTCCCTGCTGCTGGCCGGTTGCGCCGGCGGCAGCGGCAACACCGCCCCGGCACAGTCCGAGTCCGCGGCTCCGATCGACGCGAGCGGCGTGACCCTCACCGTCTGGACCGACGAGAACCGCAAGCCCGCCATCGAGGCTGCGGCGAAGACGTTCGAGGAGGAGACCGGCGCGAAGATCGAGCTCGTCCAGAAGAACTTCGAGGACATCCGCAACGACTTCACCAACCAGGTCCCGACCGGCGAGGGCCCCGACATCACGATCGGTGCGCACGACTGGCTGGGGAGCCTCGTCCAGGCGGGTGTCGTGGCCACCGTCGACCTCGGCGAGTCCGCGGCGAACTTCGAGAAGGTCGCCACCGACGCGTTCACCTACGAAGGCCAGACCTACGCGCTGCCGTACTCGCTCGAGACGATCGCCCTCGTGCAGAACACCGACCTCGTCGGCGAGGATGCCCCCGCGACGTGGGACGACATGATCGCGGCGGCCAAGGAGGCGGGCGCTGAGCGTCCCGTCGTCATCAACACGGCCGGTCAGACCGGTGACGCGTACACGATGTACGGGTTCCAGACCTCGTTCGGCGCCCCGGTCTTCGTCCAGGACGACTCCGGCTCGTACACGGCCGAGGTCGGCATGGGCGGCGACGCCGGCGACGCCTTCGCCGAGTGGCTCGGCGAGAACGGCGAGAAGGGCTCGGGCGACATCTCGACCACGATCGACTACGACACCAACAACGAGCTGTTCGCCTCGGGCAAGGCCGCGTACACGATCCAGGGTCCGTGGGCCGTCGAGGCGCTGACCGCACAGGGCGCGAAGATCAAGGTCAACCCGATCCCCTCGGCCGGTGACGAGACCGCGTCGCCGTTCGTCGGCGTGCAGGGCTTCTACATCAGCGCCGAGAGCAAGAACGCACTGGTCGCTCAGGAGTTCCTGACGAAGTACCTCGCGACCTACGACGCGCAGAAGGCCCTGTACGAGGCCGACCCGCGCATCCCGGCCTGGTCCGACCTCGCCGAAGAGGTCTCGTCCGACCCGGTGATCGCCGGCTTCGTCGCCTCGTCGCAGAACGGCGTTCCGATGCCCAACATCCCCCAGATGGGATCGGTGTGGGACCTCTGGAACGCCGCGCAGGTGCAGATCATCAAGGGCGCCGACCCCAAGGCGACCTGGACCACCATGGTCGCCGACCTCGAGAAGACCATCGGCTGA
- a CDS encoding ABC transporter permease subunit: protein MTALQSPTLPEEAPPTAESHARRWSGLGWGFLVKLVLMGLINAVGLLGIIAAFQAESWIVFGVAVALLLAADVVYFTKRALPLKYLLPGLSFLLVFQVFIFLYTGYIAFTNYGAGHIGSQEQAVAASLAQGERRVEGAPTLPLTVVERDGDLGFAVVEDGQLLAGSADDPLSVVGPAPASGAATEVPGWNVVPRNQIIGDQATQQAVIDLRVPVSDDPNDGSIRTRDGSSGATYLSTMTWDAESQTITDSATGLVYTASPTGNFVADDGTTLPTGWVVNVGFSNFVELFTNPAILEPLGLVTGWTFVWAVLSVLIPFAMGLVFALIFNDPRVRGRKVLRTLFILPYAFPAFMSALLFRGMFNAEFGVINEFFFGGANIDWLGDPWLARAAVLFVNVWLTYPYYFLVCTGALQALPQDALEAASIDGAGRFRQLRAIILPLVLVSTAPLLISSFAFSFNNFTIIYMFNNGGPAIPGAPYALGYTDILISAIYDISGVSGGAADYGLASALSILVFIVVGVVSALAFRQTKKLEEYQ from the coding sequence ATGACGGCTCTGCAGAGCCCCACCCTGCCGGAAGAGGCACCGCCGACGGCGGAGTCCCACGCCCGGCGCTGGTCAGGCCTCGGTTGGGGATTCCTGGTCAAGCTGGTCCTGATGGGCCTCATCAATGCGGTGGGCCTGCTCGGCATCATCGCCGCGTTCCAGGCCGAGTCCTGGATCGTGTTCGGCGTCGCCGTCGCTCTGCTGCTCGCAGCCGACGTCGTCTACTTCACGAAACGCGCGCTCCCCCTCAAGTACCTGCTGCCGGGGCTGTCGTTCCTGCTCGTGTTCCAGGTGTTCATCTTCCTGTACACCGGGTACATCGCCTTCACGAACTACGGCGCCGGCCACATCGGCTCGCAGGAGCAGGCGGTCGCCGCCTCGCTCGCGCAGGGCGAGCGCCGCGTCGAGGGTGCTCCCACGCTCCCCCTCACCGTCGTCGAGCGCGACGGCGACCTCGGCTTCGCCGTCGTCGAGGATGGCCAGCTGCTGGCGGGCTCCGCCGACGACCCGCTCAGCGTGGTCGGTCCGGCCCCGGCATCCGGTGCCGCGACGGAGGTCCCCGGGTGGAACGTCGTCCCCCGCAACCAGATCATCGGCGACCAGGCGACTCAGCAGGCGGTCATCGACCTCCGCGTGCCGGTCTCGGACGACCCCAACGACGGCTCGATCCGCACCCGCGACGGGTCGAGCGGCGCCACCTACCTCTCGACGATGACGTGGGATGCCGAGTCGCAGACCATCACCGACAGCGCGACCGGCCTCGTCTACACCGCGAGCCCGACCGGAAACTTCGTCGCCGACGACGGCACGACGCTGCCGACCGGCTGGGTCGTGAACGTCGGCTTCTCGAACTTCGTCGAGCTGTTCACGAACCCCGCGATCCTCGAGCCGCTCGGGCTCGTGACGGGGTGGACCTTCGTCTGGGCGGTCCTGTCCGTGCTCATCCCGTTCGCGATGGGCCTCGTGTTCGCCCTCATCTTCAACGACCCGCGCGTACGCGGTCGCAAGGTGCTGCGGACGCTGTTCATCCTCCCGTACGCGTTCCCGGCGTTCATGTCGGCACTGCTGTTCCGCGGCATGTTCAACGCCGAGTTCGGCGTCATCAACGAGTTCTTCTTCGGCGGCGCGAACATCGACTGGCTCGGTGATCCGTGGCTCGCCCGCGCCGCGGTGCTGTTCGTCAACGTCTGGCTCACGTACCCGTACTACTTCCTCGTGTGCACCGGCGCGCTGCAGGCGCTCCCGCAGGACGCGCTCGAAGCGGCGTCGATCGACGGGGCGGGCCGGTTCCGCCAGCTGCGGGCGATCATCCTCCCGCTCGTGCTGGTCTCGACGGCACCGCTGCTGATCTCGTCGTTCGCGTTCAGCTTCAACAACTTCACGATCATCTACATGTTCAACAACGGCGGCCCGGCCATCCCCGGCGCGCCGTACGCGCTCGGATACACCGACATCCTGATCTCGGCGATCTACGACATCTCCGGCGTCTCGGGCGGCGCAGCCGACTACGGCCTCGCCAGCGCCCTGTCGATCCTCGTGTTCATCGTCGTGGGCGTCGTCTCGGCCCTCGCGTTCCGTCAGACCAAGAAGCTCGAGGAGTACCAGTGA
- a CDS encoding beta-galactosidase, whose protein sequence is MTTPAWPRLDGIAYGGDYNPEQWPREVWNDDVRLMREAGITMVSIGIFSWGLLEIREGEFDFAWLDEIIDLLHANGIAVDLGTPTASPPAWFFAQYPDARAVTKDGVPMGFGARGMVSHSAPEYRTAIARIAGALAERYGDHPAVVLWHIHNEYGVPVGEDFSPHSVRAWRLWLQEKYGDVAGLNAAWGTAFWGQHYEQWDHVGAPAAAPSTINPAQKLDWARFTDEMLRACFRTEKDAIRAHASQPITTNFMANQHHGVDLWAWADEVDIISDDHYLWAADEEGEIGLAIAADLSRSVGRGKPWILMEHSTSAVNWQPRNIAKRPGEMARNSLSHVGRGADGILFFQWRAGRSGAEKFHSAMLPHAGTESRVFREVVDLGAKLGRLAEVQGSRVEADVAVLWDFESFWAQDLEWRPSEDVSHDERIRAFYERLWRDDITVDFALPGHDLSRYRLVVVPSQYLLTAADAANLTAYVAQGGTLVVSFFSAVVDENDAVHPGGYGAVLADALGVRVEEHLPLREGHVTGIRVDDEDFAADVWQEDLVVTTADVRGTYTSGPAEGRAAVTRNVHGQGVGWYISTRPDAEGLRAIMREVYADAGLEIPATPDGVETIVRHGRDADYLVAINHGTSEVSLTTTGTDLLAQAEVRDTLVLPGGDVAVVRLAHTAPRGDR, encoded by the coding sequence ATGACGACCCCCGCCTGGCCGCGACTGGACGGCATCGCCTACGGCGGTGACTACAACCCGGAGCAGTGGCCCCGCGAGGTCTGGAACGACGACGTGCGCCTGATGCGCGAAGCCGGCATCACGATGGTGAGCATCGGCATCTTCTCGTGGGGTCTCCTCGAGATCCGCGAGGGCGAGTTCGACTTCGCCTGGCTCGACGAGATCATCGACCTCCTGCACGCGAACGGCATCGCCGTCGACCTCGGCACCCCGACCGCCTCTCCCCCGGCCTGGTTCTTCGCGCAGTACCCCGACGCCCGCGCCGTCACGAAGGACGGCGTCCCGATGGGCTTCGGCGCGCGCGGCATGGTGTCGCACTCCGCTCCCGAGTACCGCACCGCGATCGCCCGCATCGCCGGAGCCCTCGCGGAGCGGTACGGCGACCACCCCGCCGTCGTCCTCTGGCACATCCACAACGAATACGGCGTGCCCGTCGGCGAGGACTTCTCCCCGCACTCCGTCCGGGCCTGGCGCCTGTGGCTGCAGGAGAAGTACGGCGATGTCGCGGGGCTCAACGCCGCCTGGGGCACCGCCTTCTGGGGTCAGCACTACGAGCAGTGGGACCACGTCGGCGCGCCCGCCGCCGCCCCCTCGACGATCAACCCGGCGCAGAAGCTCGACTGGGCCCGGTTCACCGACGAGATGCTCCGCGCGTGCTTCCGCACCGAGAAGGACGCGATCCGCGCGCACGCCTCGCAGCCCATCACGACGAACTTCATGGCCAACCAGCACCACGGCGTGGACCTCTGGGCCTGGGCCGACGAGGTCGACATCATCTCGGACGACCACTATCTGTGGGCAGCCGACGAGGAGGGTGAGATCGGGCTCGCGATCGCCGCCGACCTCAGCCGCTCCGTCGGCCGCGGCAAGCCCTGGATCCTCATGGAGCACTCCACCTCCGCCGTCAACTGGCAGCCGCGGAACATCGCGAAGCGCCCCGGCGAGATGGCCCGGAACTCCCTGAGCCACGTCGGTCGCGGAGCCGACGGCATCCTCTTCTTCCAGTGGCGCGCCGGACGCTCCGGCGCCGAGAAGTTCCACTCCGCGATGCTCCCCCACGCCGGAACCGAGTCGCGGGTGTTCCGCGAGGTCGTGGACCTCGGCGCGAAGCTCGGCCGCCTGGCCGAGGTGCAGGGGTCGCGCGTCGAGGCCGACGTCGCCGTCCTGTGGGACTTCGAGTCGTTCTGGGCGCAGGACCTGGAGTGGCGCCCCTCCGAGGACGTCAGCCACGACGAGCGCATCCGCGCGTTCTACGAGCGGCTCTGGCGCGACGACATCACCGTCGACTTCGCCCTCCCGGGTCACGACCTCTCGCGCTACCGCCTGGTGGTCGTCCCGTCGCAGTATCTGCTGACCGCAGCGGATGCCGCGAACCTCACCGCCTACGTCGCTCAGGGCGGGACGCTCGTCGTCTCGTTCTTCTCGGCTGTCGTCGACGAGAACGACGCCGTCCACCCGGGCGGGTACGGCGCCGTGCTGGCGGACGCGCTCGGCGTCCGCGTCGAGGAGCACCTGCCCCTGCGAGAAGGACACGTCACCGGCATCCGCGTCGACGACGAGGACTTCGCCGCCGATGTCTGGCAGGAGGACCTCGTCGTCACCACCGCCGACGTCCGCGGGACGTACACCTCCGGCCCTGCGGAGGGCCGGGCCGCCGTGACGCGGAACGTCCACGGTCAGGGTGTCGGCTGGTACATCAGCACGCGACCGGATGCCGAGGGCCTCCGCGCGATCATGCGCGAGGTCTACGCCGACGCCGGCCTCGAGATCCCGGCGACGCCCGACGGCGTGGAGACGATCGTCCGTCACGGACGCGACGCGGACTACCTCGTCGCCATCAACCACGGCACCAGTGAGGTGTCGCTCACGACCACCGGAACCGACCTGCTGGCGCAGGCCGAGGTCCGGGACACGCTGGTGCTCCCGGGAGGCGACGTCGCCGTCGTCCGCCTGGCGCACACAGCTCCTCGGGGGGATCGATGA